The nucleotide sequence TTTTAAGGATTCCCTACATTTTTAAAATATTGCTTGCACATACAAATATAATTAGCGTATCTTTGTATCACCAATGAGGTAAGAGCTATGAACGTAGAGAAAATCGGTTGCGAAAAAGAGGTGACACGGTTCAGTGCCTGTTTGTTGTTTTCGGCAAACGCGCTGGCGCGGGCGATCACACTGATCGGGGACTCGGAGTTCGGGCGTTTCGGGTTATCCTATTCGCATGCTTATCTGCTCTGCGAAGTAGTTGATCAGCCCGGAATATCGCCGACGCAGTTAAGCGACACGCTCTATCTGACGCCGTCCACCATTACCCGGCTGGTTGAAAAACTGGAATTGAAAAAGCTCGTTCGGCGGGAATCAGAAGGGAAAAAGACCCTCATTTTCCCCACCGACGAAGGCGAAGCGATACGCCCTGCCATTGCTGAGGCCTGGAATCGGGTGGGGGAGCGATATTCTAAAGCCATTGGCGAAGAAAACGTCTGCCAACTGACAGCGCAAGTGTTTAAAGCCGCTCAGGCTTTGGAGGAATAGCGCCAGTTTTTTTAAGTATTTTATTGCATGTGCAAGCAAGTAAAGGGAGGTGAGCTATGAAGACTGACAACGAAACCATTGGATTGCTGATTGGCAAAGGAGATGCCACAACAAAAGGAATTTGCCGGTCGCTGGCTAAAGAAGGTATTACAGCTCTTGTGAAACAAAAAGAAGACGGCATTACCGAAGCTGAGGACGCGCCCCGTCATACGTGGTCGGGTAAGCCCGGCGAGGACATGTTCTTTAATGGCTGGAAACTACTTTTTTAAACCTCTTTTCCTAATTTAATACCCTGGGTGTTAATCTGTATGGATTAAATCCAATGCAGAAGAGAACTATCCAGAAATTCAGATAACTATGCATTATGTTATTACCGGCTCCATTGGCCACACCGGAAAACCCATTACCGAAGGTTTAGTTAAAGCTGGCCATACGGTCACCGTCGTGACCACCAAACCCGAGAATGCAGCGGCCATTGAAGCGCTCGGCGCGCAGCCGGCCGTTGGCAGCGTAGAAGACGCTGACTTTCTGAAGCAGGCGTTTGCCGATGCTGACGCGGTTTACCTGCTGATTCCAGGCAAATGGGGCGTAACGGGCTGGCGGGCTTTTCAGAATCGGATCATAGACAATTACGTAGCGGCTATTGAGGCAAATGATATTCGATTTGCCGTCCTGCTGAGCAGTATTGGTGCTGATCTGGGCGAAGGTACGGGACCGGTTGACGGGCTATATGATGCCGAGCAGAAACTGACGAAGGTACCGGGGCTAAATAGCAAATTTCTGCGTCCATCCTACTTCATGTATAATCTGTTCAGTCAGATTGATCTGGTGAAGGGGGCGGGTATTATGGGCAGCAACTTTGGCGATGATCCGGTTGTCCTAACGCATACCAGCGACATTGCCGACGTAGCCCTGCAGGAACTGCTGAATCTGGATTTTACGGGACATCAAGTGCGTTACATTGCCAGCGACGAACGAACGGGCGCCGAAATTGCTCAGGTGCTGGGGGCGGCTATTGGTAAGCCCGCAACGCCCTGGGTCGTGTTCACGGATGAGCAAACAAAAGAGGGGATGCTGCAGGCAGGTCTGAACGACGAAATGGCTTCGGCTTATACGAAAATGGGCAAGTCGATTCGCAATGGTCGTATGCAGGGCGATTTCTTTCTGAATAAGCCTTCCTACGGGAAAGTCAAACTGGAAGAGTTTGCACAGAATGAATTTGCTCCGGCGTTTGGCGCCTGATTATGAATTGATAATTCATCGATAGGCCACTGGATATCCAGTGGCCTATTTTGTTAGGACGCCTACCATGTTGGCAGCCCGGCTTTTCTCCCTAAGCTACCATAGCTACAACAGCCTCTATTACGTGTTTATACCCAGAGCGTAACGGATTACTGAACCAGATTTTAAACCAAAGTGGATGGCTGAAGTTGGAGAATAAAAGCAGTATCTCCTGCTTTTATTCATTAACAAACAAAATGCATGGGAACCAAAACTGCCCTTATTACAGGCGCTAACTCCGGTCTGGGACTCGCTACCGCCAGGGCGCTGGCCCAACGGTCGTTTGACCTGATTCTGCTGTGCCGAAATGAACAAAAGGGCCGCGCTGCGCAGGCCGAAGTGAAAAAAGCAAATCCCGCGGTTGAGGTAGATCTGGTTACAGCCGATCTGGCTAATCTGGATTCGGTACGTCAGGTAGCTGAGCAGGTCAGGGCAAAATATCCTAAACTGGATGTGCTGATCAACAATGCAGGGTACACGCCCGCCAAAATTGAATTTGTTACCGAGGGCAAGGCATGGCCTGGAGTGGAAAAGTCTTTCTATGCCAGCCACGTTGGGCATTTTGTTCTGACTCATCACCTGATGGACGCCCTGAAAGCAGCCGGAACTGCAACTGGTGACGCCCGCGTAATCAGTCTGTCGTCGGGGGCTTACCTGGGCGGTAGGGCGGTGAGGTTCTTTCGGCGGATTGATGATCTATCGCTGCTATCGGCGTATTGCGATGATAAACTGGCGAATCTGCTGTTTGCTAAAGAATTAGCCAAACAGACGGCTGGAACGGGGATTACGGCCTACTCCGTGCATCCGGGAGCGGTGCGAACCAACTTTGGCGCCGACACGCCGGGCTTTCTGGGTAAGGTTTTTTCGCTGGCCGGCCCCCTCATGCGTACGCCCGAAAAAGGAGCGCAGACGACCGTTTTTCTGGCGTCGGCTCCGCTTAAGTCCATCGGCGGACGTAATAACGGCGGATATTTTGCCGATAGCCAGCTCAAACGGACGCACAATCAGGATGTTACCGACGAAAAGGCAAAATGGCTTTGGGAAAAGAGCCTGCCGTTTGTCTAGGAAACAAAAATGGCGGCAGCCAGAAGCCACCGCCATTCTATAACCCACTCTATGAGAATTCATTTAGTTGCCGCCCAGCGGGAATACGTACCCCAGCGTAGCTTCTGAATTGATCAGGTTCGCGTCACCAAAGCGAGTACTGCCGGCGTTGTCGCCAAGAACGTATAGGCCGCGCACCTCAACGGTTACGTGGCCGGGACCAACCTTAATCATGCCTCCAACGCCCGCTGCGGCTCCGAAACTGAAGCGGTTGTCAATGCTGTCCAGCGACTGATTCAACCCGTTGAGACTTACGCTGGATAAATAGGAGGCATACGGGCCAACGTTCACAAAGAAGCGATGGCCGGTCATGGACCCGGAGGATATTTTGAGAAACAGCGGTACGATAAACTGGTCGGCCGAGGCTTTGAGATTGCGGATGCCAAATCCGGTTATTTTCGTGCTCAGCCGGTTATAATTGATCTCTGGCTGGAATGACAGCGTTCCTTTCCCAAACTGAAAAACCACCCCGGCAACGAAGTCTGGGGCGGGGTCTCTTCCCGTTATCTTTTCAAAATAAATGGGATAGGTCAGCCCGCCCCGAACCCCAATCCGGATGTTGGAATTCTCTCCGTTGGCTGTAGCCGGACTAAGTGGCCGGGCGGTTGCCACCGGCGTGGAGATCGGTACTGGTCTGGGCGTGTTCGTAGCCGTCTGAAGGCGAGTAGGCGGACTCGACACCGGCGTTGTGGTCGTTCGGGCGGGGGTTGACTTCTTTGAAACGCCATGGTACTGATCGTATAACTCCTGGCGTCGGTTTGTCGAGGAAGCGGCTGAAGCAGGGGTGGCGGCCGCTACGGGCGTTGATGCCTGAGGAGTGGCCGGGCGAACAGCCGACGAAGTTGAAGTCGCAGTGGTTGTTGATGTTACCGTAGAAGATTTAGGCGAAGTGGCTGGCTGGCTTTGCGCCCACGCCACGCCCGATAAACATAGGTAGCCAGTTAACAGTGCGTACAGGGGTTTCATTGAAAATTCGATTATACTGTAAGATTAGTCGGAAAGGTACTAAATCCTGTAACACCAATGAGGAAACGGCAGCTGGGTTGAGCATACGGTTGATTTGCCTAAACATTTTACCACCTGAGAAAGTAAGTAGTGTATCATGAAAACTGAACACCAGCGAACGGCCCTCATCACGGGGGCTAATAAAGGTATCGGCAAAGAAGTGGCCCGCCAACTGGCCGCCCGCGGTTTTGCCGTATTTATCGGGGCCCGCGATATGGCGAAAGGCCGAGCTGCGTCGGAAGAATTATGTCAGCAGGGATACGAATCGACCTTTATCCAGCTCGACGTAACGGACCCGGTCAGCATCAAAAATGCCTGCGGTACCTTCTCCCAGAAAGCCGATCATCTGGACGTGCTGATCAACAATGCAGGCGTTCTGGAAGATCATGGTGAGGATATTCTCAAATTAAATCCTGAGATGCTCGACCGGACGTTTAAAGCCAACGTCAGCGGGCCGATCATGGTTATCCAGGATTTTCTGCCGTTTTTACAAAAGAGCGTAATTGGTGGGCGGATTATTAATGTATCGAGCGGAGCCGGATCACTGGCCAGCATGGATACCTACGCGCCAGCCTACAGTATTTCAAAAACTGCCCTGAACGCCGTAACCCGGCAGTTTGCGGGCGCTCTGAAAAACGAAAAGATTGCCGTTAACTGCGTCGATCCGGGCTGGGTGCGTACCGATATGGGGGGACCCCATGCCAGTAGGCCCGTTGAGCAGGGTGCTGAAACGATTGTCTGGCTGGCAACGGATGCGTCCCAGGTAGAGACAGGTAAGTTCTGGCACGACAAGCGGGAGGTCGAGTGGTAAAACTCGGCCCACCTATTGCTCCAGAGCCATCTTGACGGCTTCGTAGGCGTTCAGCAAACCACCTGAGCGGCTCAGGCTCTTAAAGGGTACCTGATTGCCCCGCCCCGGTTTCCGGACCGTAAGCCGGGGTTTATAACTGCTTTTGAGGAGAATCGCTTTAACCTGTGCGGCCGTCAGCGTGGGGAAGTAGGAGCGGAGCAAAGCCGCTACACCCGCCGTATGGGGAGCGGCCATACTCGTGCCCGAAAAGCTGGCGTACTGGTTGTTTGGAATGGTGGATAAAATCTCAGTGCCCGGCGCAAACAGATCCACCGTTTGCGGGCCGTAGTTCGACGAGCGGTTGGGCAGTCCGTCGTTGATGCGCCAGGTATTGTTGCCAACCACGATGACGTTCTGCGCCGTCTGCCCATTTTCATACCGTGCTGATGGATAGGCCGGCAGCGAATCATAGTTTTCGCCGTTATTGCCAGCCGCATGAACAATCAGAACGTCGTGTTCTTCGGCATACCGAATGGCTGCATCAACCTGTTCCTTATAGGGCGACAGACGTTTTCCAAAGCTCATGTTAATGACTTTAGCGCCGTTTTCAACGGCGTAACGAATTCCGTTTGCTACGTCCTTATCGCGCTCATCACCATGGGCGGGCACGACCGATACCACCATAAGCCGGACATTGTCGGCCACGCCATCCATACCAGCTCCGTTGCTCCGTTTAGCGCCTATTATACCCGCTACGTGACTGCCATGCATGGCCAGCTCTTTCGACTGACCAATCTGCATGGAAGGACTGCCATAAAAGCGCTCAGTCGGATCGGACGGATTATCGCCAACGGTCGCTCGCGGATTGTAATCCGGATTGTAGGCAATGTCAGCATCACTAGCTATGGCCCGACGAAACCGAAGCCAGTTTTCCCGGATGAGTCTGGTGTAATTGGCGAAGGAACCATACGCCGGGTTATAGGCATTTGCCAACAGGTTTCGAACCGCTATGGTTACCGAATCACCCCCAAGCTCCAGGTTCCGAATTGCAACGGCGGTAGGCGTGTTGTCGCCCAGCCGTGCTTCAATCCGGGCGGCAATCTGCCAGAAGCGGGCGGTATCGGCAAGGGCCAGACGCTTGGGCTGAATAGCCTGGTAGCGCTGCAAAAACAGCTTCTTTGCCGTCTGGTATGTATCATACTGGCGCTGTTCGGTTGCATTCAGACGGCTGCGATTGGCCTGATCGTATTTAGGCTTCAGCAGTATGTAAGTCTGCGTAATCTCCGGCTGGTCATACTCATAGGTCGTGCCGTCTTTAGCACCCATGAAATTCCAGCCGTTCAAATCATCGGTATAGCCGTTTTTGTCATCGTCAGTGCCGTTGCCGGGAATTTCCTTTGGGTTCACCCAGATAACCTCGCGCAGGTCTTCATGACTGATATCGACCCCTGAGTCCAGCACGCCAACGACAACCGGTGTGGAGGGGCGGTTTTTCAGCAGCTCATAGGCCCGGTAGAGACTGATGCCAGCCACTGAATCGGCAGCCGGGTCAAGATATGGCCAATCGCGCGGGGGCTGCTGCCGGACCAATCCCTGCGCTGGGCACAGGGATGAAACGAGTAATAAAAGACAATAAATACCAAACGTAGACAGACACAACGGCAGACGGCAGTTCATTCGGGAACGACGTAACTTTTCTCTAAACTACACAATCATCGGTTTTTTCGGCAATCTGACTTAAAAGCGCTGGACCAGCCGACGTAAGAAATGCTCTTATATCAGCTGGTCCAGCGCCTGGTTAACCGCTCAATGCTATTCTTGCTTACCCCCAAACATTTCTTTATGGAACACCGTGCCAGTGCCCCGGAGTGTAGTCTTGTTAGTGGTTGGGTCAATGACCGAGCAGGTAATCTCAGCCGTATGACGTTTGGTGTCAATAGCTTTGCACTCAAATCGGGCCTCGTATTCCTGATCGGGATACATGGGCCGCACAAACTCCAGCATCTGCGTGAGATGGACCCCTCCGGATCCTCCAAAGTTTCGGCCGAATACCCGGGCAAACACGCTGGCACTCAACATGCCGTGCATAATAGGCCGTTTGAAAGGAGTCTGGGCCGCATAATCCGGGTCAAGGTGAAGAGGGTTGTCGTCGCCGGTAACCTCGGCGAAAACCTGAACGTCTCTCTGCGTGAACAGATATCGGTAATTATAGGTATCTCCGACTTGCATAGAAGAAGTTAGGATGGTTGAAGGATCGAGCTTACCAGCGAATCAGTGCCGACGCCCACGTGAAGCCGCTACCAAAAGCCGAAAGGCAAACCAGACTACCCTCCTTAATTTTGCCAGCTTCCCAGGCTTCGCATAAAGCAATGGGGACCGAAGCCGCCGTGGTGTTACCGTACTGCTGAATGTTGTTCCAGATTTTTTCGTCCGGCAGGTTCAGCTTTTTCTGTACATACTCCAGAATACGCAGATTGGCCTGGTGCATCACAAAGAAGTCAATGTCATCGAGCGAGTAACCATTCGATCGGGTGGCTTTCAGAATGACCTCCGGAAATTTCTGGAAGGCTTTTTTAATGACCAGATACCCTTTGAAAACGCCGGGAAAAATATACTGGGCCTCAAATGGGCCGTCGTTGGGCTGTATAAAGTTGTATTCAGATTCGAGATACTGGGATTTATATTTTTTCAGATGATAATTGCCGTGGCTGCCGGGGTTGATAACGGATAGTTCTTCGGCGTCTGTTCCATCGGAATGCAAATGAGTACTTAACACTCCCTGACCTGGCTTATCAGTCGGCTGCATAACAACAGCGCCGGCCCCATCGGCAAAAATGATGGCTGAGTCCCGCCCGCGCAGCGTGTAATCCAGGTTGAACGATTGCCGCTCGGCAGCCACAACGAGAATATTACGGTAGGTTCCCGTCCGGATAAACTTATCCGCTACCGATAGGGCGTAAATGAATCCTGAACACTGGTTGCGGATGTCAAGCGCACCAATCTCGCTGTTGGTGATTCCCAGTTCGCGCTGAAGCAGCACTCCGCAGCCCGGCACCGGATAGTCGGGGCTCATGGTGGCAAACACGATGAAGTCGATCTCGTTGGGCGTAATACCCGCCCGCTCGATGGCAATTCGGGAAGCGACTGCGCCCATTGTCGTCGATGTTTCTTCGCCCATCTTCGCATATCGCCGTTCGCGGATGCCCGTTCGCTCCTCGATCCAGGCTCCATTAATGTCCATCCAGGGGGCGATCTCCTCGTTGGGCACTACCCGTTCAGGAACGTAGTAGCCAATACCGGCAATCTTTGAGTTCAACATTACGGTAAAAGTTGGATATGGTCCACCCAGAATTGCTGTACACGGGAAGATAACTCGCTCTTGAGGGTGACTTTAGTACGCAAAATAATCATTTGTGGGGCGGGGTGGGCCGGAAGTTACTAAGCGGAGGGTAAGGCGTGGACTCAGGCTGAACTTTGGCAGACTCAAGAGCGCTCGGGGTTTATGCGTTTATAGCCGGCTGTAGTTGAGTAGGTTAAAGCATACAATTGGAAATATGGATGACCTATATGTCAAAAATCTTTTATGAACAGGCATGGATTGAACAAAAGGAGTATCCAATAGAACAAAACGCCCCCAGGACGGTCCTGGGGGCGTTTGCCGAGTTAAGGCTGATGAATCCGGTTATGTAACCAGATCAACCGTTGATAAGTTAGTTATCGGTTGCCAGATTGTTCAGCTGCAGCTCCGTGGCCGAGATTGGCCAGATGTAGCCAGACTCATTCGGCCCCTTGGCTGGAATCGTTCCTTTGGCCGGGATCGTCTGCAGCAGGCGGACCAGATCATTGTTACGTAAGCCTTCGCCCAGGAACTCAATCCGACGCTCCAGCAGAATTGCGTTGATCAGCTCCGCTGGAGTCGCA is from Spirosoma taeanense and encodes:
- a CDS encoding MarR family winged helix-turn-helix transcriptional regulator, which gives rise to MNVEKIGCEKEVTRFSACLLFSANALARAITLIGDSEFGRFGLSYSHAYLLCEVVDQPGISPTQLSDTLYLTPSTITRLVEKLELKKLVRRESEGKKTLIFPTDEGEAIRPAIAEAWNRVGERYSKAIGEENVCQLTAQVFKAAQALEE
- a CDS encoding NAD(P)H-binding protein, translated to MHYVITGSIGHTGKPITEGLVKAGHTVTVVTTKPENAAAIEALGAQPAVGSVEDADFLKQAFADADAVYLLIPGKWGVTGWRAFQNRIIDNYVAAIEANDIRFAVLLSSIGADLGEGTGPVDGLYDAEQKLTKVPGLNSKFLRPSYFMYNLFSQIDLVKGAGIMGSNFGDDPVVLTHTSDIADVALQELLNLDFTGHQVRYIASDERTGAEIAQVLGAAIGKPATPWVVFTDEQTKEGMLQAGLNDEMASAYTKMGKSIRNGRMQGDFFLNKPSYGKVKLEEFAQNEFAPAFGA
- a CDS encoding SDR family NAD(P)-dependent oxidoreductase; its protein translation is MGTKTALITGANSGLGLATARALAQRSFDLILLCRNEQKGRAAQAEVKKANPAVEVDLVTADLANLDSVRQVAEQVRAKYPKLDVLINNAGYTPAKIEFVTEGKAWPGVEKSFYASHVGHFVLTHHLMDALKAAGTATGDARVISLSSGAYLGGRAVRFFRRIDDLSLLSAYCDDKLANLLFAKELAKQTAGTGITAYSVHPGAVRTNFGADTPGFLGKVFSLAGPLMRTPEKGAQTTVFLASAPLKSIGGRNNGGYFADSQLKRTHNQDVTDEKAKWLWEKSLPFV
- a CDS encoding porin family protein; this translates as MKPLYALLTGYLCLSGVAWAQSQPATSPKSSTVTSTTTATSTSSAVRPATPQASTPVAAATPASAASSTNRRQELYDQYHGVSKKSTPARTTTTPVSSPPTRLQTATNTPRPVPISTPVATARPLSPATANGENSNIRIGVRGGLTYPIYFEKITGRDPAPDFVAGVVFQFGKGTLSFQPEINYNRLSTKITGFGIRNLKASADQFIVPLFLKISSGSMTGHRFFVNVGPYASYLSSVSLNGLNQSLDSIDNRFSFGAAAGVGGMIKVGPGHVTVEVRGLYVLGDNAGSTRFGDANLINSEATLGYVFPLGGN
- a CDS encoding SDR family oxidoreductase, whose protein sequence is MKTEHQRTALITGANKGIGKEVARQLAARGFAVFIGARDMAKGRAASEELCQQGYESTFIQLDVTDPVSIKNACGTFSQKADHLDVLINNAGVLEDHGEDILKLNPEMLDRTFKANVSGPIMVIQDFLPFLQKSVIGGRIINVSSGAGSLASMDTYAPAYSISKTALNAVTRQFAGALKNEKIAVNCVDPGWVRTDMGGPHASRPVEQGAETIVWLATDASQVETGKFWHDKREVEW
- a CDS encoding S8 family serine peptidase; protein product: MNCRLPLCLSTFGIYCLLLLVSSLCPAQGLVRQQPPRDWPYLDPAADSVAGISLYRAYELLKNRPSTPVVVGVLDSGVDISHEDLREVIWVNPKEIPGNGTDDDKNGYTDDLNGWNFMGAKDGTTYEYDQPEITQTYILLKPKYDQANRSRLNATEQRQYDTYQTAKKLFLQRYQAIQPKRLALADTARFWQIAARIEARLGDNTPTAVAIRNLELGGDSVTIAVRNLLANAYNPAYGSFANYTRLIRENWLRFRRAIASDADIAYNPDYNPRATVGDNPSDPTERFYGSPSMQIGQSKELAMHGSHVAGIIGAKRSNGAGMDGVADNVRLMVVSVVPAHGDERDKDVANGIRYAVENGAKVINMSFGKRLSPYKEQVDAAIRYAEEHDVLIVHAAGNNGENYDSLPAYPSARYENGQTAQNVIVVGNNTWRINDGLPNRSSNYGPQTVDLFAPGTEILSTIPNNQYASFSGTSMAAPHTAGVAALLRSYFPTLTAAQVKAILLKSSYKPRLTVRKPGRGNQVPFKSLSRSGGLLNAYEAVKMALEQ
- a CDS encoding MaoC family dehydratase codes for the protein MQVGDTYNYRYLFTQRDVQVFAEVTGDDNPLHLDPDYAAQTPFKRPIMHGMLSASVFARVFGRNFGGSGGVHLTQMLEFVRPMYPDQEYEARFECKAIDTKRHTAEITCSVIDPTTNKTTLRGTGTVFHKEMFGGKQE
- a CDS encoding 3-oxoacyl-ACP synthase III family protein, with the protein product MLNSKIAGIGYYVPERVVPNEEIAPWMDINGAWIEERTGIRERRYAKMGEETSTTMGAVASRIAIERAGITPNEIDFIVFATMSPDYPVPGCGVLLQRELGITNSEIGALDIRNQCSGFIYALSVADKFIRTGTYRNILVVAAERQSFNLDYTLRGRDSAIIFADGAGAVVMQPTDKPGQGVLSTHLHSDGTDAEELSVINPGSHGNYHLKKYKSQYLESEYNFIQPNDGPFEAQYIFPGVFKGYLVIKKAFQKFPEVILKATRSNGYSLDDIDFFVMHQANLRILEYVQKKLNLPDEKIWNNIQQYGNTTAASVPIALCEAWEAGKIKEGSLVCLSAFGSGFTWASALIRW